The Lycium barbarum isolate Lr01 chromosome 12, ASM1917538v2, whole genome shotgun sequence genome includes a region encoding these proteins:
- the LOC132622883 gene encoding AAA-ATPase At5g17760-like produces MMSLSGMPSASSMFQAYVSMSASISLFKTMMNQLVPLQVQHSIVTKIRSYFHTNSSKVTLVIDEKDGMGINEIYNAAEIYLSTRISPEFQRFKISKRPKDTDVNVKFGNCGKVADSFEGIELVWRFVHEEASNNTIPNGSGGGGGEKRYFELSFNKQNKDKILNCYIPLVMNKAIAMCNDKKVVKLHALNSHSYNSIGWDSVNLEHPSTFETLALEPKLKKTIIEDLDRFLKRKEFYRRVGKAWKRGYLLYGPPGTGKSSLIAAIANYLKFDIYDLEFSNIKRDSDLRRLLLSTKNRSILVIEDIDCSVELPQRTDIKKEKKFQDSQLTLSGLLNFIDGLWSSCGDERVIIFTTNHKERLDPALLRPGRMDMHIHMSYLTSESFKVFASNYLEISDPNYRGFKEVQELIDGVQTTPAEVAEQFMQSEDPDVCIEGLVKFLKRKRISNNEELEETKDNNTTTDDAQLLEVKRRKTMSIA; encoded by the exons ATGATGAGTCTCTCAGGAATGCCTTCAGCCTCTTCAATGTTCCAGGCCTATGTCTCAATGTCTGCTTCAATTTCCCTTTTTAAGACAATGATGAATCAGTTGGTTCCTCTTCAAGTCCAGCACTCTATTGTAACCAAAATCCGTAGCTATTTCCACACAAATTCATCAAAAGTAACTCTGGTAATTGACGAAAAAGATGGTATGGGCATCAACGAAATCTATAATGCTGCTGAAATCTATTTGTCAACCCGAATCAGCCCTGAATTTCAACGTTTCAAGATCAGCAAAAGGCCTAAAGACACAGACGTGAACGTCAAATTCGGGAATTGTGGGAAAGTTGCTGATTCCTTTGAAGGGATTGAATTGGTATGGAGGTTTGTCCACGAAGAAGCTAGCAACAATACAATTCCGAAtggtagtggtggtggtggtggtgagaaACGTTATTTTGAGCTCAGCTTTAACAAGCAGAACAAGGACAAAATCTTGAATTGTTACATCCCTCTCGTAATGAACAAAGCCATAGCCATGTGCAATGACAAAAAAGTTGTCAAGTTGCATGCTCTCAATAGTCATAGTTATAATTCTATAGGTTGGGATTCCGTGAACCTTGAGCACCCTTCAACTTTTGAGACACTAGCTTTAGAACCAAAACTCAAAAAAACCATAATAGAGGATCTTGATAGGTTTTTAAAGAGGAAAGAGTTTTATAGGAGAGTGGGAAAAGCATGGAAAAGAGGGTATTTATTGTATGGACCACCAGGGACAGGGAAATCAAGCTTGATTGCAGCAATTGCTAATTATTTAAAGTTCGATATTTATGATTTAGAGTTCTCTAATATAAAGCGCGATTCGGATTTGAGAAGGTTGTTGCTGAGCACCAAGAATAGATCAATACTTGTCATCGAAGACATTGATTGCAGTGTAGAGCTGCCTCAGAGAACTGAtataaaaaaagagaaaaagtttCAAGATTCTCAG CTTACACTTAGTGGATTGTTAAACTTCATAGACGGGCTATGGTCGAGTTGTGGCGATGAAAGGGTTATTATATTTACCACAAATCACAAAGAGAGGCTTGATCCAGCTCTGTTGCGACCTGGACGAATGGACATGCACATTCACATGTCCTACTTAACAAGTGAAAGCTTTAAGGTGTTCGCCTCTAATTATCTGGAAATTAGTGATCCTAATTATAGGGGTTTTAAAGAAGTACAAGAGTTGATTGATGGTGTACAAACCACCCCTGCAGAGGTTGCTGAGCAGTTTATGCAAAGTGAAGATCCTGATGTTTGCATTGAAGGCCTTGTTAAATTTCTCAAGCGAAAAAGGATTAGTAATAATGAGGAGTTAGAGGAGACCAAGGATAATAATACTACTACTGATGATGCGCAACTACTTGAAGTAAAGAGGAGAAAAACTATGAGTATAGCATAA